One stretch of Elephas maximus indicus isolate mEleMax1 chromosome 22, mEleMax1 primary haplotype, whole genome shotgun sequence DNA includes these proteins:
- the XBP1 gene encoding LOW QUALITY PROTEIN: X-box-binding protein 1 (The sequence of the model RefSeq protein was modified relative to this genomic sequence to represent the inferred CDS: deleted 2 bases in 1 codon), protein MVVVAAAPSPATGAPKMLLLSSKSAPVPAAAGAPVGRALPLMVPGQQGASPEVAAGGPPQARKRQRLTHLSPEEKALRRKLKNRVAAQTARDRKKARMSELEQQVVDLEEENQKLLLENQLLREKTHGLIVENQELRQRLGMDALVTEEEVETKGNGARPVAGSAERSTQTTCTSAAGAGPDVTPPEHLPMDSDGVDSSDTESDILLGLLDNVDPVMFFRYLSPESTSLEELPEGHPEGPSSLPASPSPSLGTSPAKLEAINELIRFDHVYTKPLVLEMPSETESEANVVIKIEEAPLSPSEKDHPEFTISVKEELVENDFIPELGISNLLSSSHCLKSSSCLLDAYSDCGYEGSPSPFSDMSSPLDIDHSWEDTFASELFPQLISV, encoded by the exons atggtggtggtggcagctgcGCCGAGCCCGGCCACCGGGGCCCCCAAGATGCTGCTTCTGTCCAGCAAGTCTGCCCCTGTCCCTGCCGCCGCCGGAGCCCCGGTCGGCCGGGCCCTGCCGCTCATGGTTCCGGGTCAACAAGGCGCCAGCCCGGAGGTGGCGGCCGGGGGGCCGCCCCAGGCGCGCAAGCGACAGCGCCTCACGCACCTGAGCCCCGAGGAGAAGGCGCTGCGGAG GAAACTGAAAAACAGAGTAGCAGCTCAGACTGCCAGAGACCGAAAGAAAGCACGAATGAGTGAGCTGGAACAACAAGTAGTAGATTTGGAAGAAGAG AACCAAAAACTTCTGTTAGAAAATCAGCTTTTGCGAGAGAAAACTCATGGCCTTATAGTTGAGAACCAGGAGTTAAGACAGCGCTTGGGGATGGATGCCCTGGTTACTGAAGAGGAGGTGGAGACCAAG GGGAATGGAGCGAGGCCAGTGGCCGGGTCTGCTGAG CGCAGCACTCAGACTACGTGCACCTCTGCAGCAGGTGCAGGCCCAGATGTCACCCCTCCAGAACATCTCCCCATGGATTCTGACGGTGTTGACTCTTCAGACACTGAG TCTGATATCCTCTTGGGCCTTCTGGATAACGTGGATCCAGTCATGTTCTTCAGGTATCTCTCCCCAGAGTCTACCAGCCTGGAGGAGCTCCCAGAGGGCCACCCAGAAGGACCCAGTTCCTTACCAGCCTCCCCTTCTCCATCACTGGGGACGTCACCAGCCAAGCTGGAAGCCATTAATGAACTAATTCGTTTTGACCACGTATATACCAAGCCCCTAGTCTTAGAGATGCCCTCTGAAACAGAGAGCGAAGCTAATGTGGTAATCAAAATCGAGGAAgcacctctcagcccctcagagaAGGATCACCCTGAATTTACCATCTCGGTGAAGGAAGAACTTGTGGAAAATGACTTCATTCCAGAGCTGGGTATCTCAAATCTACTTTCATCCAGCCACTGCCTGAAGTCATCTTCTTGCCTGCTGGATGCTTATAGTGACTGTGGATATGAGGGCTCCCCTTCCCCCTTCAGTGACATGTCCTCTCCACTTGATATAGACCATTCTTGGGAGGACACTTTTGCCAGTGAACTCTTTCCCCAGCTAATTAGTGTCTAA